The DNA sequence AATAGCATTAGCATAATCATTATTAGCAGGTTGAGCATAACTGATTATAGGAAAAAGAAAAAATATACATTTTATAATATGAGTAATTATTTTTTTATACATCTACTAATTAATTTTATTGGTATTAAAAAACATACATTATTCTTGCCAACATCCTTTTCTTTTAACTTTCAACAGCTTACAAAAATATTAGCAAATAAAATCTTCTTAAAATAATAAAATATTCTCAATATTAGAATTGAAAAAAAGAAATCCCCTGCTATGAGGGGATTTCTAACGGGCTAGGTCAAACCCAGTGTACTTAACCAATAAAACCAAAACCTATGTGGGTTGTTATATTTCTTATTTTATAAATATCTTTTCCGAATAATTTTTATCTCCACTTTGTACTCTTACAATATAATATCCTGATTTTACATCAAGTACAATTTTGTTAATTCCTTTTTCGCTTTGCTTACTAACTATCTCTTTTCCACAAATATCATAAATTGAAATAGTTGATTTTTCTAATTTTTCTAAATTAATAAATACATTATTTTCATAAGAAAATACTTTTATATTATTAGCATTTTCATCATCAACAGAAGTTATATCATTTATTTTTTGTTTAATTATAAAATGTAAAATAAACCTTTTGGTATTATCATTTACATTGGCATTAAAGCTATATTTTCCTTTATCAAAATCATGAATTGTGTTTTCTTTAAGGTCTTCTAAATAAATAATGTCTGAATAGGTAAATTGGTCTTTATCTATAAAAATATCATATTTCCCTGAAAAACCGAATTCAGAATATAAGGGAATTGTTATTTCATTTGAAAATTCAGGAAGTGTATTGATTGATAGTTCCTCTGCATCTTCTGATTTTGTATATATCTGAGGAACAGCAAAATTATAACTACGCATTTTAAATGCATCAAAATCTCCATCAAAATATTTTGTTGAATTATTATCAAAACGAACTACAACTTCATCACTTAAACCATTTGGTGATTCAACTTTTAATTTCACAACATTACTTGAATTCTCATTTCTAAAAGAAGCTAAACTGTTATGTAATCTCACAGCATCAGTCATCCCTAAAGTACCATTTACACCGGAAGTACTACATTTTACAAAAAAGCCTTGCATCGGTGGAATATACCTACTTCCACCATTTGTTGATACTCCATCTATGTAGGTTGAAATATTTTGTGATACAGGGTCCCAAATATAAACTGCGTTATCAAGGTATGTTTTTGTCCAACCTGAACTTGCGTCCCAATCAATTGTTGATGGATATGGATTAGCTACAAAATTGTATCCTCCATTGTTGTAAGTTAAATATGAGTTGCTATAGCTACCACTACCAAAAGTTCCGTGAAAAGTTACAGTAGTATTGCTTGAATAATAAACATCATATCCTTTCATTGATTGAAGTGGTTCATCTCTAAGGTGTGCTTGCCATGAATCTGTAAACTCATTATAGGAATAAACCGCAGCACCCCACAATGAATTTGTTGAATCATTTGAAATTGGAGGCGAAATATAGTGCCAATCTCCTCCTGAAAGATAAAGTTGAAATTGAGATTCTCCACTACCATTCATTGTACCATTATTTATTAAGGAAGAATATCCACTTGCATTTGAAATCAATAATAAAGAACTATTATTCGTAAAAGTTTTTGAAGAATTGTTAGTAAATTCTTTTTTAAAGATTATTGAACCACTATTCGTTATTGTTCCATTATTTGTAAAATCTTCATTAGCTGTTAATTTACATCCTGAAGCTATTGATAGTATTCCTTGATTTATAAAGTCTTCATCAAATTTAATTTCCGCATCATTGCTTAATGTTATATCATCATTAATTGTAATATAATTATCAACAGTAAACACAGCATCATTCTTTACATCTAAATCATCCGTTGTAATATCATCAGAAATATTTAAAGTGATATCTCCATCAATAATAAATTTGTCATTTAAAATAATATCTGCACTATTTGTTAATGTTCCATCATTAATTTCTAATTCATTAATTGTTACTGAAGCATTAACAAGGAAAGTTCCATTAAACCCAACTTTTATATCATTAGTTCCGGATAATGAAGCTCCTGATTCTACTTTCAGTACTCCGTGTATATTATCAATATTCTGATTTAATGTAACAGTATGACTTATAAAAACGGTATCCCAAGATGAAATTGTAGTTCCCGGATTATCACTATTTAGCCAAGTGCTATTTGAACTCCAATTTCCATTTGAGTTTGAATAATAGTTTTTAATATTGCTTTCATTATCAACACATAAAGTAAAAGTCCCTATATATGATGTTGAGTTATAATTATCCACAGAAATAAAATACCAATCTCCTACAGTTAGATTATTATAAGTAATAGAAAGATCGGATGTTGATGAAGAATATCGCTGACAAGAAAGTTGTGATAAGGAAGAATTCCACAAAGCAACATAAGGATATCTCATTGTTCCTTCTGAACCAGCAACTTTTACTTCTACAGTAACAGTATCAAAAAGTGCTTTAAATTTAAACCACTTATTAAAATTCGGTCCTGTATTCCAACATGAACCTCTTGCTTCGT is a window from the Bacteroidota bacterium genome containing:
- a CDS encoding T9SS type A sorting domain-containing protein codes for the protein SLTIGQWYYISVDNHSSTSYKGTFSLSLANVLDYDWKDGAKDITDSIINNAGVWSSADAIYTTADGTQDEARGSCWNTGPNFNKWFKFKALFDTVTVEVKVAGSEGTMRYPYVALWNSSLSQLSCQRYSSSTSDLSITYNNLTVGDWYFISVDNYNSTSYIGTFTLCVDNESNIKNYYSNSNGNWSSNSTWLNSDNPGTTISSWDTVFISHTVTLNQNIDNIHGVLKVESGASLSGTNDIKVGFNGTFLVNASVTINELEINDGTLTNSADIILNDKFIIDGDITLNISDDITTDDLDVKNDAVFTVDNYITINDDITLSNDAEIKFDEDFINQGILSIASGCKLTANEDFTNNGTITNSGSIIFKKEFTNNSSKTFTNNSSLLLISNASGYSSLINNGTMNGSGESQFQLYLSGGDWHYISPPISNDSTNSLWGAAVYSYNEFTDSWQAHLRDEPLQSMKGYDVYYSSNTTVTFHGTFGSGSYSNSYLTYNNGGYNFVANPYPSTIDWDASSGWTKTYLDNAVYIWDPVSQNISTYIDGVSTNGGSRYIPPMQGFFVKCSTSGVNGTLGMTDAVRLHNSLASFRNENSSNVVKLKVESPNGLSDEVVVRFDNNSTKYFDGDFDAFKMRSYNFAVPQIYTKSEDAEELSINTLPEFSNEITIPLYSEFGFSGKYDIFIDKDQFTYSDIIYLEDLKENTIHDFDKGKYSFNANVNDNTKRFILHFIIKQKINDITSVDDENANNIKVFSYENNVFINLEKLEKSTISIYDICGKEIVSKQSEKGINKIVLDVKSGYYIVRVQSGDKNYSEKIFIK